In the Kitasatospora terrestris genome, one interval contains:
- a CDS encoding LemA family protein, with amino-acid sequence MAGIAAVVVVALLVVTVRIHNRLVKLRNQTQASWAQIDVQLGRRHDLIPNLVESTRAYASHERGTIEAVTAARTKALDTAATATTAERAFAEDLLSGSLGRLLALSESYPELKADDRFARLQSELTSAEDKIAYARQFYNSAVQSYNTALETFPANLVAGLGTHQAREYFRTDAAAHGPAEVRFA; translated from the coding sequence GTGGCAGGCATCGCGGCGGTGGTCGTGGTGGCCCTGCTGGTGGTCACGGTCCGGATCCACAACCGGCTGGTGAAGCTGCGCAACCAGACCCAGGCCTCCTGGGCGCAGATCGACGTGCAGTTGGGGCGCCGCCACGACCTGATCCCGAACCTGGTCGAGTCGACCCGCGCGTACGCCTCGCACGAGCGCGGGACCATCGAGGCGGTCACCGCCGCCCGCACCAAGGCCCTGGACACCGCCGCGACCGCCACCACCGCCGAGCGGGCGTTCGCCGAGGACCTGCTCTCCGGCTCGCTCGGCCGCCTGCTGGCGCTCTCCGAGAGCTACCCCGAGCTGAAGGCGGACGACCGCTTCGCCCGGCTCCAGTCCGAGCTGACCTCGGCCGAGGACAAGATCGCGTACGCGCGGCAGTTCTACAACAGCGCCGTGCAGTCGTACAACACCGCGCTGGAGACCTTCCCGGCCAACCTGGTCGCCGGGCTCGGCACCCACCAGGCCCGCGAGTACTTCCGCACCGACGCGGCCGCCCACGGCCCGGCCGAGGTGCGCTTCGCATGA
- a CDS encoding CHAT domain-containing protein: MDAATVKISDLLDRPPIPANPGPAAGPDTPAQPPPDTVPTRSLTVTVVWGDLVEQPADVHLAGHYQDVAPAAAELALDHAISSGPHNVITEHTRHGWIDAALGEVTYFPARSGTIRSAAVIGMGRLGTFTERRSVQLYESLLTELLGLGHVRTAATVLIGSGAGNLQVPQVARAMIGGFGAALRGAAGARVGMPDGAPAALTDVYVVEIDRLRAAQLLRALAEETRRVPAVHVTTALASAPGGGLSRSSAAVYAVTGLTRLARAAATAPATAADAPAGGNGDGAALAGVLAALDPEVREPIRRQLVRLAELDFTDLALSVRPSTDLYGGSMPVRISVLSGDGGFRWAALTERATVPERQVPVDADLLRQLVARLTGPTLDDAATLPDLLSRLVVPLDFQRLISDEASLELELDRETAAVPWEFLTDLQEGASEPRPPLAVRTPLARRLRTGYARVATDSRAGEPLRVLVIGDPGDPEKGMQLRGAREEAKAVHEVLQQLGVQSRLFIGAANALREPDAEPATRLDVLRTLLRGDYQIVHYCGHGTFDDSGTVRRSGWVFADGLLSAQELAQLDRPPRMVVANACWSARLDGGAEAPGATGADPAVAERRATLIPSLADEFLRAGVTHYIGAGWQVPDQQGIGFARTFYTELLAPLVGRAPGGVGDAVKAAREQMFKTRDLHRSDTAPGTPEPLGWSAWAAYQHYGDPADEFGSATLGESPR; the protein is encoded by the coding sequence ATGGACGCCGCCACCGTGAAGATCTCCGACCTGCTGGACCGCCCGCCGATCCCGGCCAACCCCGGCCCCGCCGCCGGACCGGACACCCCCGCGCAGCCGCCGCCGGACACCGTCCCGACCCGCAGCCTCACCGTCACCGTGGTCTGGGGCGACCTGGTCGAGCAGCCCGCCGACGTCCACCTCGCCGGCCACTACCAGGACGTCGCCCCGGCCGCCGCCGAACTCGCCCTCGACCACGCGATCTCCAGCGGCCCGCACAACGTTATCACCGAGCACACCCGGCACGGCTGGATCGACGCCGCGCTCGGCGAGGTCACCTACTTCCCGGCCCGCTCCGGCACCATCCGCTCGGCCGCCGTGATCGGCATGGGCCGGCTCGGCACCTTCACCGAGCGCCGCTCCGTCCAGCTGTACGAGTCGCTGCTCACCGAACTGCTCGGCCTCGGCCACGTCCGCACCGCCGCCACCGTGCTGATCGGCTCCGGCGCGGGCAACCTGCAGGTGCCGCAGGTCGCCCGGGCGATGATCGGCGGCTTCGGCGCCGCCCTGCGCGGTGCGGCCGGCGCCCGGGTCGGGATGCCCGACGGCGCGCCCGCCGCGCTCACCGACGTCTACGTGGTGGAGATCGACCGGTTACGCGCCGCCCAACTGCTGCGCGCCCTCGCCGAGGAGACCCGCCGGGTGCCCGCCGTCCACGTCACCACCGCCCTGGCGAGCGCGCCCGGCGGCGGGCTCTCCCGATCCTCCGCCGCGGTGTACGCGGTCACCGGCCTGACCCGGCTCGCCCGCGCCGCCGCCACCGCGCCCGCCACCGCCGCCGACGCCCCGGCCGGCGGCAACGGGGACGGCGCGGCGCTGGCCGGCGTGCTCGCCGCGCTGGACCCCGAGGTCCGCGAGCCGATCCGCCGCCAGCTCGTCCGACTCGCCGAACTCGACTTCACCGACCTGGCGTTGAGCGTCCGGCCGTCCACCGACCTGTACGGCGGCAGCATGCCGGTCCGGATCTCGGTGCTCTCCGGCGACGGCGGCTTCCGCTGGGCCGCGCTCACCGAGCGCGCCACCGTCCCCGAACGGCAGGTCCCGGTCGACGCCGACCTGCTGCGCCAACTGGTCGCCCGCCTCACCGGGCCCACCCTCGACGACGCCGCCACCCTCCCCGACCTGCTCTCCCGGCTGGTCGTCCCGCTGGACTTCCAACGCCTGATCTCCGACGAGGCCTCGCTGGAACTGGAGTTGGACCGGGAGACCGCCGCCGTCCCGTGGGAGTTCCTCACCGACCTCCAGGAGGGCGCCAGCGAGCCCCGGCCGCCGCTCGCCGTCCGCACCCCGCTCGCCCGGCGGCTGCGCACCGGCTACGCCCGGGTCGCCACCGACAGCCGGGCCGGCGAACCGCTGCGGGTCCTGGTGATCGGCGACCCCGGCGACCCGGAGAAGGGCATGCAGCTGCGCGGCGCCCGCGAGGAGGCCAAGGCCGTCCACGAGGTCCTGCAGCAACTCGGCGTCCAGTCGAGGCTGTTCATCGGCGCCGCGAACGCGCTCCGCGAGCCGGACGCCGAACCCGCCACCCGGCTGGACGTGCTGCGCACCCTGCTGCGCGGCGACTACCAGATCGTCCACTACTGCGGCCACGGCACCTTCGACGACAGCGGCACCGTCCGGCGCTCCGGCTGGGTGTTCGCCGACGGGCTGCTCAGTGCCCAGGAACTCGCCCAACTCGACCGGCCGCCGCGGATGGTGGTCGCCAACGCCTGCTGGTCCGCGCGGCTCGACGGCGGCGCCGAGGCCCCCGGTGCGACCGGTGCGGACCCGGCGGTGGCGGAACGCCGGGCGACGCTGATCCCCAGCCTCGCCGACGAGTTCCTGCGGGCCGGCGTCACCCACTACATCGGCGCCGGCTGGCAGGTGCCCGACCAACAGGGCATCGGCTTCGCCCGGACCTTCTACACCGAACTGCTCGCCCCCCTGGTCGGCCGCGCCCCCGGCGGGGTCGGGGACGCGGTCAAGGCGGCCCGCGAGCAGATGTTCAAGACCCGTGACCTGCACCGGTCGGACACCGCCCCCGGCACCCCCGAGCCGCTCGGCTGGAGTGCCTGGGCCGCGTACCAGCACTACGGGGACCCGGCCGACGAGTTCGGCTCGGCGACCCTCGGGGAGAGTCCACGATGA
- a CDS encoding M56 family metallopeptidase, translated as MSGTEALAGFALFVGFAAPALLRRARWPQRAPGVAVLVWLGLMLSFVTSLALAAHHLVEPEKHRHAGLPSLLHACGLTHLTDLGLSTAALVPALVAAWPLGRVAAVLVRAGRERRRHSAVLDLVARPAAGLPALVLDHQVPAVYCLPGRRRRIVLTRGALEQLPPAQLHAVLAHEQAHLTGRHHLLKAAAQGFAEAFPGLPLGTAGREQTAALLEMAADDRAVRHHARRDLAAALGTVAAGLAPGAGLGATGSPVVARVRRLLSPARAPHPLARCATGALALAVPLLPFLLTCGPAAN; from the coding sequence GTGAGCGGGACCGAGGCGCTGGCCGGGTTCGCGCTGTTCGTGGGGTTCGCCGCACCCGCGCTGCTGCGGCGCGCGCGCTGGCCCCAGCGGGCGCCGGGCGTGGCCGTCCTGGTCTGGCTCGGCCTGATGCTGTCGTTCGTCACCTCGCTGGCTCTCGCCGCCCACCACCTGGTCGAACCGGAGAAGCACCGGCACGCCGGGCTGCCCAGCCTGCTGCACGCCTGCGGGCTGACCCACCTCACCGACCTCGGACTGTCGACGGCCGCCCTGGTCCCGGCCCTGGTGGCGGCCTGGCCGCTCGGACGGGTCGCGGCCGTGCTGGTCCGGGCGGGCCGGGAGCGGCGGCGGCACTCCGCGGTGCTCGACCTGGTCGCCCGTCCGGCCGCCGGGCTGCCCGCGCTGGTCCTCGACCACCAGGTGCCCGCGGTGTACTGCCTGCCCGGCCGGCGCCGGCGGATCGTGCTCACCCGGGGTGCGCTGGAGCAGTTGCCGCCGGCCCAGCTGCACGCCGTACTGGCCCACGAGCAGGCACACCTGACGGGCCGTCACCACCTGCTGAAGGCGGCGGCGCAGGGGTTCGCGGAGGCCTTCCCCGGGCTGCCGCTGGGCACCGCCGGCCGGGAGCAGACCGCGGCGCTGCTGGAGATGGCCGCCGACGACCGCGCGGTCCGCCACCACGCACGGCGCGACCTCGCCGCCGCCCTCGGTACGGTCGCGGCGGGCCTCGCACCCGGGGCCGGCCTCGGCGCGACCGGCTCCCCGGTGGTCGCCCGCGTCCGGCGGCTGCTCTCCCCCGCCCGCGCACCGCACCCGCTGGCCCGCTGCGCGACCGGCGCGCTGGCCCTGGCGGTGCCGCTGCTCCCCTTCCTCCTGACCTGCGGACCGGCCGCGAACTGA
- a CDS encoding C40 family peptidase, translating into MGSHRRAKAPGRARVAVVTAAAGAATLASPLAAHAEPTPSVDQAKARVDALYEDAEASTEAYNKAREQQQRHQQDTARLQDRIAQQQERINGLRESLGGLAAAQYRSGGIDPTVQLVLSSDPDDYLARAGSAERFTAQQADALRRLRLEQLRMDADRAEATGRLAELDRAATEAGRRKDEVKSKLAEVERILAGLKAADRARVLGDGTQAASRGAARPQAYTGPATGRVKDILGFAYAQLGKPYRWGATGPDSYDCSGLTLKAFAAGGVSLPRVSQDQYAAGRKIARDQVQPGDLVFYYNDLHHVGIYIGNGQLLHAPRTGKNVEIVPWDVMPYAGAVRF; encoded by the coding sequence ATGGGCAGTCACCGTCGGGCAAAGGCACCGGGCCGGGCCCGCGTCGCGGTCGTGACGGCGGCCGCCGGCGCGGCGACCCTCGCCTCGCCGCTCGCCGCGCACGCCGAGCCCACCCCCTCGGTGGACCAGGCGAAGGCCCGGGTCGACGCCCTCTACGAGGACGCCGAAGCCTCCACCGAGGCGTACAACAAGGCGCGCGAACAGCAGCAGCGGCACCAACAGGACACCGCCCGCCTGCAGGACCGGATCGCCCAGCAGCAGGAGCGGATCAACGGCCTGCGCGAGAGCCTCGGCGGCCTCGCCGCCGCCCAGTACCGCAGCGGCGGCATCGACCCGACCGTCCAACTCGTGCTCTCCAGCGACCCCGACGACTACCTCGCCCGGGCCGGCAGCGCCGAACGGTTCACCGCCCAGCAGGCCGACGCGCTGCGCCGGCTCCGCCTCGAACAGCTGCGGATGGACGCCGACCGCGCCGAGGCCACCGGTCGGCTCGCCGAACTCGACCGCGCCGCCACCGAAGCGGGCCGCCGCAAGGACGAGGTGAAGTCCAAGCTCGCCGAGGTCGAACGGATCCTCGCCGGACTCAAGGCCGCCGACCGCGCCCGGGTGCTCGGCGACGGCACCCAGGCCGCGTCCCGAGGCGCCGCCCGCCCCCAGGCCTACACCGGACCGGCCACCGGGCGGGTCAAGGACATCCTCGGCTTCGCGTACGCGCAGCTCGGCAAGCCGTACCGGTGGGGCGCGACCGGCCCCGACTCGTACGACTGCTCCGGCCTCACCCTCAAGGCCTTCGCCGCCGGCGGCGTGTCGCTGCCGCGCGTCTCCCAGGACCAGTACGCGGCGGGCCGCAAGATCGCCCGCGACCAGGTCCAGCCCGGCGACCTCGTCTTCTACTACAACGACCTGCACCACGTCGGCATCTACATCGGCAACGGCCAGCTGCTGCACGCCCCGCGCACCGGCAAGAACGTCGAGATCGTCCCCTGGGACGTCATGCCGTACGCGGGGGCCGTGCGCTTCTGA
- a CDS encoding lipase family alpha/beta hydrolase gives MSKIPMPDVLVLLPGITGSTLSRNGVPVWAPEPGAVVRALISLGGSIDALALRQDDWRADDLGDGIVADGLMRDIHTLPGLWKIDGYTAVQDFLKAEFDITEGRNFFPFPYDWRRDNRASARKLAAASAGWLRDWRQSSGNQDAQLVLIGHSMGGLVSRYFVEALEGWQDTRAVVTFGTPFYGSLNVVDFLVNGFRKGFGPFAVDLTGMLRSLTALHQMAPLYRCVYLDADDSAPLTPAVAGLPGWQDAWSAHLNEFQEEIEKAAAANRLDPAWETNPVRYHPIVGIDQPTHQSARLAGGRVTVELTRGGNDEGGDGTVPKLSAALSGSEEARTFVPQLHASLQNDGPMLHHLKGVLQSLHDIRVSDLRAAAQAWFGYLGDDLYLPDEEPVVGITLESSLGESQLPHLEALVTVTDRTAGQPVRALPVTLTRRPSRVPLGPLPAGAYQLTVTADAAAPLTDVFLVASREDLAA, from the coding sequence ATGAGCAAGATCCCGATGCCCGACGTCCTGGTCCTGCTGCCCGGCATCACCGGCAGCACGCTCAGCCGCAACGGCGTACCGGTCTGGGCGCCCGAACCCGGCGCGGTCGTCAGGGCGCTGATCAGCCTGGGCGGTTCGATCGACGCGCTCGCCCTGCGCCAGGACGACTGGCGGGCCGACGACCTCGGCGACGGCATCGTCGCCGACGGGCTGATGCGCGACATCCACACCCTGCCCGGACTGTGGAAGATCGACGGCTACACCGCGGTCCAGGACTTCCTGAAGGCCGAGTTCGACATCACCGAGGGCCGTAACTTCTTCCCCTTCCCGTACGACTGGCGCCGCGACAACCGGGCCTCCGCCCGGAAACTCGCAGCCGCCTCGGCCGGCTGGCTGCGGGACTGGCGGCAGTCCTCCGGCAACCAGGACGCCCAACTCGTGCTGATCGGCCACTCGATGGGCGGCCTGGTCTCCCGCTACTTCGTCGAAGCGCTGGAGGGCTGGCAGGACACCCGGGCCGTGGTCACCTTCGGCACCCCGTTCTACGGCTCGCTCAACGTGGTCGACTTCCTGGTCAACGGCTTCCGCAAGGGCTTCGGCCCGTTCGCCGTCGACCTCACCGGGATGCTGCGCTCGCTCACCGCGCTGCACCAGATGGCGCCCCTCTACCGCTGCGTCTACCTCGACGCCGACGACAGCGCCCCACTCACCCCCGCCGTCGCCGGACTGCCCGGCTGGCAGGACGCCTGGTCCGCGCACCTCAACGAGTTCCAGGAGGAGATCGAGAAGGCCGCCGCCGCCAACCGGCTCGACCCCGCCTGGGAGACCAACCCGGTCCGCTACCACCCGATCGTCGGCATCGACCAGCCCACCCACCAGAGCGCGCGCCTGGCCGGCGGCCGGGTCACCGTCGAACTCACCCGCGGCGGCAACGACGAGGGCGGCGACGGCACCGTGCCGAAACTCTCCGCCGCGCTCTCCGGCAGCGAGGAGGCCCGCACCTTCGTCCCGCAGCTGCACGCCAGCCTGCAGAACGACGGCCCGATGCTCCACCACCTCAAGGGCGTCCTGCAGTCGCTCCACGACATCCGGGTCAGCGACCTGCGGGCCGCCGCCCAGGCCTGGTTCGGCTACCTCGGCGACGACCTCTACCTGCCCGACGAGGAACCCGTCGTCGGCATCACCCTGGAGAGCTCCCTCGGCGAGAGCCAACTCCCGCACCTCGAGGCCCTGGTGACCGTCACCGACCGCACCGCCGGACAGCCCGTCCGGGCGCTCCCGGTCACCCTCACCCGCCGTCCCTCCCGCGTCCCGCTCGGCCCCCTCCCGGCCGGCGCCTACCAGCTCACCGTCACCGCCGACGCCGCCGCCCCCCTCACCGACGTCTTCCTGGTCGCCTCCCGCGAGGACCTCGCGGCCTGA
- a CDS encoding IS5 family transposase, which produces MCVCACKPSCSSSLTDAQWAVIEPLLPVRDPRRAGRPLKFPRRLIVDTVLYVLVSGCAWRLVPHDLAPWDAAYRWFRAWTADGTWNRVHDTLRERVRVADGRDPQPSAAVLDSQSARSHQGGQAIGYDAGKRVRGRKRHLLVDTCGLVLRAVVHSASVQDRAGAKLVLAGIRSSFPQVGLVWVDGGYVNVVDAGLVGWAAEHEGLEIVAVPRNADVKGFRVLPRRWVVERTFSWLGRCRRLARDYERKTAHAEAMIKVAMIRLMAARLAGEEIEPHGPVETEAARRLADDLKNE; this is translated from the coding sequence ATGTGTGTCTGTGCGTGCAAGCCTTCCTGTTCCTCGTCGTTGACGGATGCCCAGTGGGCGGTGATCGAGCCGCTGCTGCCGGTGCGGGACCCTCGCCGGGCCGGGCGTCCGCTGAAGTTCCCGCGCCGGCTGATCGTGGACACGGTGCTGTATGTGCTGGTCAGCGGTTGCGCCTGGCGGTTGGTGCCGCACGACCTGGCCCCGTGGGACGCGGCCTACCGGTGGTTCCGGGCCTGGACTGCGGACGGCACCTGGAACCGGGTCCACGACACGCTGCGCGAGCGGGTGCGGGTGGCGGACGGGCGGGATCCGCAGCCCTCGGCGGCGGTGCTGGACTCGCAGTCGGCCCGCAGCCACCAGGGCGGGCAGGCGATCGGCTACGACGCGGGCAAGCGCGTGCGGGGACGCAAGCGGCATCTGCTGGTGGACACCTGCGGGCTGGTGCTGCGGGCGGTGGTGCACTCGGCCTCGGTGCAGGACCGGGCGGGCGCGAAGCTGGTTCTCGCCGGGATCCGGAGCTCGTTTCCGCAGGTCGGGCTGGTCTGGGTGGACGGCGGATACGTGAACGTGGTCGACGCGGGACTGGTCGGCTGGGCGGCCGAGCACGAAGGGTTGGAGATCGTTGCGGTGCCGCGCAACGCCGATGTGAAAGGCTTCCGGGTACTGCCCCGCAGGTGGGTGGTCGAGCGGACATTCTCCTGGCTGGGACGGTGCAGACGGTTGGCACGGGACTACGAGCGCAAGACCGCGCACGCCGAAGCGATGATCAAGGTCGCGATGATCCGGCTCATGGCCGCCCGCCTCGCCGGCGAGGAGATCGAACCGCACGGTCCCGTCGAGACCGAAGCGGCCCGCCGCCTCGCCGACGACCTCAAGAACGAGTGA
- a CDS encoding DUF2207 family protein — MSTHPADPIVNLASPLAPDTLPGQLALAAAVAFAAWLLLYAGAVVATRNGTVVPAPAGQDLGPDPEPPAVVNLLANGWRSLAQAAPATLLDLAARGLVELRQPGDDPAETTVHLTARAVEQVGTLTPYERRVLARAAEAAGPAGAPIGAIAFRETQKAAAWNRSLRREVIADSRVRGLSRPRVGGALGSVLWFSAFAPAVPAALAVIVDGHAVRAAVTVGILCLLPTLGLLALLLTERSTPEGLRRAGHWAGLRDWLAGHEEFAQLPPAAVAVWDRYPAYGTALGVVSRTARLLGFDSGDRRRVWSDHGGTWRPVRISYPRLRPGFGGTPAHLLRLAGAAAAVGAALLLLTLVRQPDWVLTGAAAEHELRRPGLVLGAGWVLVGLLGFALLGRIGRWTPLVLFLSLMPGAMAPVDGWWADTALRGGPAPVELAVVVAAFALAAVQLAYAVLARRAPVAVDGELLRVESRRSKHAPRLVALDGGATDRTTAWALPRDSHVRVPGPGAKVRLSVNPWTRVITAVEPLPVGAPVPGPADPGRSAVPA; from the coding sequence ATGAGCACCCACCCCGCCGACCCGATCGTGAACCTCGCCTCGCCACTGGCCCCGGACACCCTGCCGGGACAGCTCGCGCTGGCCGCCGCCGTGGCCTTCGCCGCCTGGCTGCTGCTGTACGCCGGCGCGGTGGTCGCCACCCGCAACGGCACCGTCGTCCCCGCGCCCGCCGGCCAGGACCTCGGCCCGGACCCGGAGCCGCCGGCCGTGGTCAACCTGCTGGCCAACGGCTGGCGTTCGCTCGCCCAGGCGGCCCCCGCCACCCTGCTCGACCTCGCCGCCCGCGGCCTGGTCGAACTGCGCCAGCCGGGCGACGACCCCGCCGAGACCACCGTCCACCTCACCGCCCGGGCCGTCGAACAGGTCGGCACGCTCACCCCGTACGAGCGCCGGGTGCTGGCCCGGGCCGCCGAGGCGGCCGGTCCGGCCGGTGCGCCGATCGGGGCGATCGCCTTCCGCGAGACGCAGAAGGCGGCCGCCTGGAACCGGTCCCTGCGCCGCGAGGTCATCGCCGACAGCCGGGTCCGCGGGCTCTCCCGGCCGCGAGTCGGCGGCGCGCTGGGCAGCGTCCTGTGGTTCTCCGCGTTCGCCCCCGCCGTCCCGGCCGCGCTCGCCGTGATCGTGGACGGCCACGCGGTCCGTGCCGCCGTGACGGTCGGCATCCTCTGCCTGCTGCCCACCCTGGGCCTGCTGGCCCTGCTGCTCACCGAGCGCTCCACGCCGGAGGGCCTGCGCCGGGCCGGCCACTGGGCGGGCCTGCGCGACTGGCTCGCCGGGCACGAGGAGTTCGCCCAACTGCCGCCCGCCGCCGTCGCGGTGTGGGACCGCTACCCGGCGTACGGCACCGCGCTGGGCGTGGTCAGCCGGACCGCCCGGCTGCTCGGCTTCGACTCCGGCGACCGCCGCCGGGTCTGGTCCGACCACGGCGGCACCTGGCGGCCGGTCCGGATCTCCTACCCGCGGCTGCGGCCCGGCTTCGGCGGGACGCCCGCCCACCTGCTGAGGCTCGCCGGGGCGGCCGCCGCGGTCGGCGCCGCGCTGCTGCTCCTCACCCTCGTCCGGCAGCCCGACTGGGTGCTGACCGGCGCCGCCGCCGAGCACGAACTCCGCCGCCCCGGGCTGGTCCTGGGCGCCGGCTGGGTGCTCGTCGGGCTGCTCGGCTTCGCCCTGCTCGGCCGGATCGGCAGGTGGACCCCGCTGGTCCTCTTCCTCTCGCTGATGCCCGGCGCGATGGCCCCGGTCGACGGCTGGTGGGCCGACACCGCGCTGCGCGGCGGCCCGGCGCCCGTCGAACTCGCGGTCGTCGTCGCCGCGTTCGCCCTCGCGGCGGTGCAGCTGGCGTACGCCGTGCTGGCCCGGCGCGCCCCGGTCGCCGTCGACGGCGAGCTGCTGCGCGTCGAGTCCCGCCGCTCCAAGCACGCCCCGCGCCTGGTCGCCCTGGACGGGGGCGCCACCGACCGCACCACCGCCTGGGCGCTGCCGCGCGACAGCCACGTCCGGGTGCCGGGCCCGGGCGCCAAGGTCCGACTGAGCGTCAACCCCTGGACCCGGGTGATCACCGCCGTCGAGCCGCTGCCCGTCGGCGCGCCCGTGCCGGGCCCGGCCGACCCCGGCCGGTCGGCCGTCCCCGCCTGA
- a CDS encoding DMT family transporter has product MAAAATAWGTTGAAVELVHRSADLGPSAVSFWRFVSGLALLLLARAFRRAHRHPAAVRHRTVRRPVRHRVLLLTGTGLGLAVFQTAYFAAVRDTGLAVGTVVTLGAAPLLTAAGGRAFLGERVGRGGLLGLAGALAGLAVLVLGDRQGAVHPLGAAFAVLSAAGYAVTNLLGRRSGRQGAGEDPLTLTLWSFAIGAAALLPLALAEGLLPQTAHPVRVLLLMLYVAVVTTALAYPLYFAGAAVVRAATASVVMLVEPVSAAVLAVLLLGERLTAATVLGTVVLLASVAGTAFTEPAGAGR; this is encoded by the coding sequence CTGGCGGCCGCCGCAACGGCCTGGGGCACCACCGGCGCCGCCGTGGAGCTGGTCCACCGCTCCGCCGATCTCGGCCCGTCGGCCGTCTCGTTCTGGCGCTTCGTCAGCGGCCTCGCGCTGCTGCTCCTCGCCCGCGCGTTCCGCCGGGCCCACCGCCACCCTGCCGCGGTCCGCCACCGCACGGTCCGCCGCCCGGTCCGCCACCGCGTCCTGCTGCTGACCGGGACGGGGCTGGGTCTGGCGGTGTTCCAGACCGCCTACTTCGCGGCCGTCCGGGACACCGGCCTCGCGGTCGGCACCGTCGTCACGCTCGGCGCGGCCCCGCTGCTCACGGCGGCCGGTGGGCGGGCGTTCCTCGGTGAGCGGGTCGGCCGGGGCGGCCTGCTGGGCCTCGCGGGTGCGCTCGCGGGTCTGGCCGTGCTGGTGCTCGGCGACCGGCAGGGCGCCGTCCATCCGCTCGGTGCGGCGTTCGCGGTGCTCTCCGCCGCGGGGTACGCGGTGACCAACCTGCTGGGCCGCCGGTCGGGCCGGCAGGGTGCGGGGGAGGACCCGCTCACCCTCACGCTGTGGTCCTTCGCGATCGGCGCCGCGGCCCTGCTGCCGCTCGCCCTGGCGGAGGGCCTGCTGCCGCAGACCGCCCACCCGGTGCGGGTGCTGCTGCTGATGCTGTACGTCGCGGTCGTCACCACCGCGCTGGCCTACCCGCTGTACTTCGCCGGTGCGGCGGTCGTCCGGGCGGCGACGGCTTCGGTGGTGATGCTGGTGGAACCGGTCAGTGCGGCGGTGCTCGCCGTCCTGCTGCTCGGCGAGCGGCTGACCGCGGCCACCGTGCTCGGCACCGTCGTCCTGCTCGCGTCGGTCGCGGGGACGGCGTTCACCGAGCCGGCCGGGGCCGGCCGGTAG
- a CDS encoding BlaI/MecI/CopY family transcriptional regulator has product MRRLGELEAEIMDRLWSWQRPATVREVVDDINRTRPVAYTTVMTVADILHGKGMLRRAKQGRAWLYEPTGSREAYTAALMREALGASQDRSAALAHFIRGVSADEAEVIRRLLADDGPGADDGPGAGDGPGADDGPGRSR; this is encoded by the coding sequence GTGCGGCGCTTGGGCGAGCTGGAGGCCGAGATCATGGACCGCCTGTGGTCCTGGCAGCGGCCGGCGACCGTCCGCGAGGTGGTCGACGACATCAACCGCACCCGTCCCGTCGCCTACACCACGGTGATGACCGTCGCGGACATCCTGCACGGCAAGGGCATGCTGCGCCGCGCGAAGCAGGGCCGCGCCTGGCTGTACGAGCCGACCGGCAGCCGCGAGGCGTACACCGCCGCCCTGATGCGGGAGGCGCTGGGCGCCAGCCAGGACCGCTCGGCCGCGCTGGCGCACTTCATCCGCGGCGTGTCGGCGGACGAGGCCGAGGTGATCCGCCGGCTGCTGGCGGACGACGGACCGGGGGCGGACGACGGGCCGGGGGCCGGCGACGGACCGGGCGCGGACGACGGACCGGGCAGGTCGCGGTGA